The Streptomyces sp. NBC_01353 genome contains a region encoding:
- a CDS encoding SDR family oxidoreductase: protein MPPTLLAATDTQTACARWPVMANEATGRLAGRVCVITGAASGIGRATAVLFAREGARVVAADVDAERLATLEEGMVAVVGDVSRDEDARRMITTAVERFGRLDVLVANAGVIPLSDVTEATGEDWDRVMAVDGRGMFLTCKYAIEAMAGQDGGGAIVCTSSISGVAGQARQAVYGPAKFVASGLTKHLAVEWADRGIRVNAVAPGTIETERVAAARTEPGGPEYLSRIVRAHPMARFGTPEEVAAAILFLSSPEASFITGVVLPVDGGYLAQ, encoded by the coding sequence GCGACCGACACTCAGACCGCGTGCGCTCGTTGGCCCGTCATGGCGAACGAGGCGACAGGACGGCTTGCCGGCCGGGTGTGCGTGATCACCGGGGCGGCGAGCGGGATCGGGCGGGCGACGGCGGTGCTCTTCGCCCGGGAGGGCGCGCGGGTGGTGGCCGCCGACGTGGACGCGGAGCGGCTGGCTACGCTCGAGGAGGGCATGGTGGCGGTGGTCGGCGACGTCTCGCGGGACGAGGACGCCCGGCGGATGATCACGACGGCGGTGGAGCGGTTCGGCCGGCTGGACGTCCTGGTGGCGAACGCGGGGGTGATCCCGCTCTCCGACGTCACGGAGGCGACCGGGGAGGACTGGGACCGGGTCATGGCCGTGGACGGCAGGGGCATGTTCCTGACCTGCAAGTACGCGATCGAGGCGATGGCCGGGCAGGACGGCGGCGGGGCGATCGTGTGCACCTCGTCGATCTCCGGGGTGGCGGGCCAGGCCCGCCAGGCGGTCTACGGCCCGGCCAAGTTCGTGGCCTCGGGCCTGACGAAGCACCTGGCGGTGGAGTGGGCGGACCGTGGAATCCGGGTCAACGCGGTGGCCCCCGGCACGATCGAGACGGAACGTGTCGCGGCGGCCCGCACGGAACCGGGCGGCCCGGAATACCTGTCGCGCATCGTCCGCGCCCACCCCATGGCCCGCTTCGGCACCCCGGAGGAGGTCGCAGCGGCAATCCTCTTCCTGTCCTCGCCGGAGGCATCCTTCATCACGGGGGTGGTCCTGCCGGTGGACGGGGGGTATCTGGCGCAGTGA